The Scomber japonicus isolate fScoJap1 chromosome 9, fScoJap1.pri, whole genome shotgun sequence genome includes a region encoding these proteins:
- the ddx31 gene encoding probable ATP-dependent RNA helicase DDX31: protein GEKETGRSSIKTSSLFKHNPEIPELHRPAVCQLKEKIFTSESFSDLQLHPHLVATLNKVLNVSTLTSVQKQTIPVLMSGRDAVVRSQTGSGKTLCYSVPMVQSLQEIQPKVKRSDGPLAVVIVPTRELAQQTFQTFQKLLKPFTWIVPGVLMGGEKRKAEKARLRKGINILVSTPGRLVDHIKNTLSIAFSAVRWLILDEADRTLDLGFEKDLTVILNSLNSTGPSRQNVLLSATLTQGVTRLADVCLNEPVSITVSGPASSDLTAAVTSDLGPAGQSESFAVPEALQQFVVVVPSKIRLVCLAAFILDKCKFSQENKLIVFVSSCEVVEFLHSLLSSVLGGKAANHGAPLEFLRLHGNMKQEERSEVFQQFSVSRSGVLLCTDVAARGLDLPQVTWIVQYTPPTAAAEYVHRVGRTARIGGKGSGLLFLTPAETAYITELANHNISLSEMKLSDILSSLMLDDTYKGRGKYHSKSSSKALEQETRERATVLQTEFENFVHSDSESVQTAKKALQSFLRSYTAYPSQLKHIFHIRSLHLGHTAKSFGLRDAPQGLTQNQNQNQNQTKKNQKNQNKSNKQTAGDRKFSPGQREASLFRSEFSSGLEEGDAKKKKKKRKKTFDEPGEEEEE from the exons ggagagaaggaaacaggaaggagcTCCATTAAGACTTCCTCTCTGTTCAAACACAACCCGGAAATACCTGAGCTGCACAG ACCGGCCGTGTGTCAGCTCAAAGAGAAAATCTTCACCTCCGAGTCGTTTTCAGACCTGCAGCTGCACCCTCACCTg gtggccACACTGAACAAAGTCCTGAATGTTTCCACACTGACCAg cgtTCAGAAACAGACGATTCCCGTTCTGATGTCCGGACGAGACGCCGTCGTCCGATCTCAGACGGGCTCAG gaaaGACTCTGTGTTACTCGGTTCCGATGGTTCAGAGTCTGCAGGAGATTCAACCCAAAGTGAAACGCTCAGACGGACCTCTGGCTGTCGTCATcgtccccaccagagag ttggCTCAGCAGACCTTCCAGACCTTCCAGAAGCTCCTGAAG CCGTTTACCTGGATCGTTCCTGGTGTGCTgatgggaggagagaagaggaaggcagAGAAGGCCAG GCTTCGTAAAGGAATCAACATCCTGGTGTCGACTCCTGGACGTCTGGTGGATCACATCAAAAACACCCTGAGCATCGCGTTCAGCGCCGTACGCTGGCTCATCCTGGACGAGGCCGAccg gacgTTGGATCTGGGCTTTGAGAAGGATTTAACCGTCATATTAAACAGTCTGAACTCCACCGGACCGAGCCGACAGAACGTCCTGCTGTCTGCTACGCTGACTCAAG gtgtgaCTCGGTTAGCAGACGTGTGTCTCAACGAGCCGGTCAGCATCACTGTGTCCGGTCCCGCCTCCTCTGACCTCACCGCCgccgtgacctctgacctcggCCCAGCCGGCCAATCAGAGAGCTTCGCTGTCCCGGAGGCTCTGCAGCAGTTCGTGGTTGTTGTTCCCAGTAAGATCAGACTGGTCTGTCTGGCTGCCTTCATACTGGACAAGTGCAAg TTCTCTCAGGAGAACAAGCTGATCGTGTTCGTCTCGAGCTGCGAAGTCGTCGagttcctccattccctcctctcctctgtcctcggCGGGAAGGCGGCCAATCACGGGGCTCCGCTCGAGTTCCtgcgtctccatggtaacatgAAGCAAGAG GAGCGCTCCGAGGTTTTCCAGCAGTTCTCAGTGTCTCGGTCCGGAGTTCTGCTCTGTACG gACGTAGCAGCCAGAGGTCTGGACCTTCCGCAGGTCACCTGGATCGTCCAG tacactcctcctacagcagcagcagagtacGTTCATCGTGTCGGTCGAACGGCTCGTATCGGAGGAAAAGGAAgcggcctcctcttcctcactcccGCTGAGACCGCCTACATCACCGAGCTGGCCAATCACAACATCAG CCTATCAGAGATGAAGCTGTCGGACATCCTGTCCAGTCTGATGCTGGACGACACCTACAAGGGGCGGGGCAAATACCACAGCAAG AGCTCATCTAAAGCTCTGGAGCAGGAgaccagagagagagcgacCGTCCTGCAGACTGAGTTCGAGAACTTTGTTCATTCTGATTCTGAGTCAGTGCAGACGGCAAAGAAAG CCCTGCAGTCCTTCCTCAGGTCTTACACGGCGTATCCGTCTCAGCTCAAACACATCTTCCACATCCGCTCGCTCCACCTGGGTCACACCGCCAAGAGCTTCGGCCTCAGAGACGCTCCGCAGGGTCTGacccagaaccagaaccagaaccagaaccagaccaAGAAGAACCAGAAGAACCAGAACAAGTCAAACAAGCAGACGGCcggagacaggaa gttCTCTCCTGGTCAGAGGGAGGCCAGCTTGTTTCGCTCTGAGTTCTCCAGCGGTTTGGAGGAAGGAGACgccaagaaaaagaagaagaagaggaagaagacattTGATGAgccaggagaggaagaggaggaataa